The genomic DNA AACCGCAGGTAGAAGCGGTCGTCCCTGCCCGGGGCCAGCCAGGGTTTGAGCAGGTCGACCGTGGTGACGGTGGCGATGGAGTTGATCGAGGAGTCGAGGCTCGACATGGCAGCCGCGAGGACTCCCGAAATGACGAGCCCGGCCAGGCCCGCGGGGACCTGAGTGAGGATGAACCAGGGAAAGACTTCGTCGGCCTGGAGGTTGGCGACTGCGGATTCCGGGAAGACGCGATAGAAGACGAAGACGCAGGTGCCGACGAGGAAGAAGAAGGACCAGGTCAACACGGCGAGGACGGAATAGAGCGTGGTCGCTTTGCGGGCTTCGCGGAGGCTGCGGGCGGCGATGAACCGCTGGACGACGTTCTGGTCGCTGGAGTAAATCGTCAGCCAGTTGAGCAGGCCCAGCAGGGAGACGGTCCAGAAGGTGCGTTCGGTCAGGTTGAAATCAAACGAGCCGATGCCGAACTTACCCTGGGCGGAACCGACTTCAAAGACCTGTGCGAGTCCGCCGGGCAGACGCGTGACGATGATCGTGAAACAGAGAATGCCCCCCAGCCAGAGGACGATGGTCTGAATGACGTCGGTCCAGATGACGGCTTCGATTCCGCCGGCGATGGTGTAGAAGGAGATGAAAATGCCCACTCCTACGATGACGAGGCGGATATCCCAGCCGGTGAGCAGGCTGACCGGAATCGAAACCAGGAAGAGGACTTTCCCGAGGCGAATCAGTTGCAGGAGAATGAAACTGAGGGTGCCGTATAGACGGGGGATGGTGCCGTAACGGTCGCCCAGGTATTCGAAGGCACTGGTGGTATTCCCCCGACGAAAGAAGGGAATGAAGACGATGATGGCCAGTACCGCGACAAAGGGTAAGGTGAGGTTGGAGATCAGCTGGCGCCAGTCGAGGGCGAAGGCGGCCGCCGGGAAGGCGAGGAACGTGACCGAGCTGATGGAGGTGCCCAGCATGGAGAGGCCGATGGCCCAGCCGGGGAAATTCCGATCGCCGAGGAAGTAGTGTTCGGTCGACTGGTTGCGGCGGGAAAACCAGATTCCCATTCCCGCCATGAGCGTGAGATAGACGAGGATCGCGGCCAGGTCGAGCGGGCGAAAGTGAACCGAATTGGCGAGGAGCACTGATAACATAATCGGCCATCCTACTGTTGACGGTGCCGGTGCGGAATAGGAGAATCGGTTATTTATATGTCAAAAACGATCATCGGGAGTGGCTGTGTTGGAGAGTCCTTTTCAGTATGTTGCGAGCAGCCGGGTGCGGTTTCACCAGGAACTGCATCTGCGGCCCCGACGGATCTCGCATTATCGGTTTCTGTATGTGGAAGCGGGTAGCGGCGAGTATCGAATTGCCGAGGAAGCGTTTCAGGTCACTTCCGGTTGGCTGGGCCTCCTGGCACCCGGAGTGCGGGAGAACCGGTATTTCGGGCGGGAGCCGGTGTCGTATCTGTTCGTGGAATTTCAGGCGGCGACGCGGCTGACTGAACAGCCTGCGGTCCCCTTCCCGGGCCAGGATCCGCAGCGGTCGGCGCTGATCGGTTTGTTGAAAACGATCCAGGCGGAGCAGGCGGATGCGGGGGGCTGTCTCTTGGCGGCTGCGGTGCGGCTGATGTTTCCGGAGGGCGACCAAGACACACAGCGACGGCTGGATGATCGACTGCGGAAGGTGGTACGGTTGATTGAGGCGGCCCCGGATCAGAATCATCGGATCAGCGAACTGGCGGAGATCGCGGGGCTCTCGGAGCCGCACCTCAGGCGGTTGTTTCGCGAGCAGATGGGCGAGAGTCCCAAGCAGTTTCTGAGACGGACCCGCATGGAATTCGCCCGGCGGCTGATGCAGCAGGAGGGGCTGCGGGTGGGAGAAGTCGCGCACCTGTTGGGGTTTGCGAGTGTCTTTCAGTTCTCGGCCCAGTATCGGCAGGTGCTGGGGCATCCGCCTTCGGAGGATCGGGGGACGGGGTGATGCAGACTCTGGGAATCTTCGTGTGGAGCCAGGATGGAGTTGTTATTATACGAAGATTGTCAATCACTTATCTGTCAGCTATCGTGTTGGTCAGGCTGGAGGAACATGTTTAAGAAAATTACTAATGGTTTCATCTTCGCGATCTTCATGTTGCTAATACCAATCATCTTACCTGTTTCGCTAATTCAGTCTCAGCTTGAAAAGCGAAAGATGAGACAACTGGCGAGTCGGTTTGTCTGTCTGGAATGCGGTGAAGTGCTCGGAGTCGAGGCAATCCGACTGGCGAATGAACGCTGGGATGAGATCGTGAAAGCAATCATCGCAAAGAGTGAACCAGGAACCAGACTGAGGCTGGTACGCACGGTCGAAGCGCTCTGTCCGCACTGTGGTTGCCAGTATCTGTATCATAAAATGGAGCAGACTTTCTTGAAGCGATCAGAAATTGTGGGGCAGGATCCCGCGGATGCTGAAATGAAGGATCGTTGATATCGTATCTAACCTGATGTCATTTGAGATGCTGGAATGCAGTTTGTTGTGAAGTTCTGATTGTGTCGTAATCAGGGGCAGCTTTAGTAGAACTATGGAATATGATCCGATCTATCATGTGACCTGTCGGCTTCAGCAGGAGTCGGGGCGGGAGTTGATTCTCAATCAGCTGGAACAGTCACAGACTTATGCCGGGATGCTGGAAGGCGTTCCTGACAAGAAAGCCAATGATTGGGGAATTGATGTTGATCTGCGGCGTGCTGCCCGTCGTGAGTATACACTGGGAGAGCCGTATCTGATTCCGCCGCGCCGTCGTGATTATCAACATGATCCGGGGGACATGGAGCAGGAGCGTGCGCGGCGAGCGCATTATCCCGCAGAGTGGGAACGCGATCCGGAGTGGATCCCGCTGGTTTGTTGTATTGGCTGTTTCCGTTCGTTTCCACCAGTCAACGATCCTGAAAAGCATGGCTCCAGCCTGACGGTGGTCTGGTATCAGGATGATTATGCGCTGCCGATCGCTGCTGAGATATTACGATCGTTGAAACAACTGGACTGGGATTCTCTGGCGATCGATTTTGAGTATTGAGGGTTCGACAGATCTTGCAGGGACGCTCCCTGCTCTGGAGAAACTGCTTGCAGTCTGCAGTCCTGAGTGCTACGTTGAAGCTGGCACTAGTCTCGATCAAAGCATGACAGTCTCACAGTAAGCTTTACAGTGTGAGGGGGAGACTCTGCCTGAGCCGCGATGGCGGTTCGCATTTCTTCTGATCACAGTCTGTGGCGTATGCATGCTGTCG from Gimesia sp. includes the following:
- a CDS encoding AraC family transcriptional regulator encodes the protein MLESPFQYVASSRVRFHQELHLRPRRISHYRFLYVEAGSGEYRIAEEAFQVTSGWLGLLAPGVRENRYFGREPVSYLFVEFQAATRLTEQPAVPFPGQDPQRSALIGLLKTIQAEQADAGGCLLAAAVRLMFPEGDQDTQRRLDDRLRKVVRLIEAAPDQNHRISELAEIAGLSEPHLRRLFREQMGESPKQFLRRTRMEFARRLMQQEGLRVGEVAHLLGFASVFQFSAQYRQVLGHPPSEDRGTG
- a CDS encoding sodium:solute symporter, whose amino-acid sequence is MLSVLLANSVHFRPLDLAAILVYLTLMAGMGIWFSRRNQSTEHYFLGDRNFPGWAIGLSMLGTSISSVTFLAFPAAAFALDWRQLISNLTLPFVAVLAIIVFIPFFRRGNTTSAFEYLGDRYGTIPRLYGTLSFILLQLIRLGKVLFLVSIPVSLLTGWDIRLVIVGVGIFISFYTIAGGIEAVIWTDVIQTIVLWLGGILCFTIIVTRLPGGLAQVFEVGSAQGKFGIGSFDFNLTERTFWTVSLLGLLNWLTIYSSDQNVVQRFIAARSLREARKATTLYSVLAVLTWSFFFLVGTCVFVFYRVFPESAVANLQADEVFPWFILTQVPAGLAGLVISGVLAAAMSSLDSSINSIATVTTVDLLKPWLAPGRDDRFYLRFARLIAVLASAAMIGGAVFFSTVEKESMNDLSWIIASVFGGCLLGLFMLGFFTRRVDNTAAVIGLAGAILVNLYLGLSTSGWLPAAWSIQIHTYWVGLFVNLAFISLALLISLFRSPNTRDLTGLTVWTQEQLP